In a genomic window of uncultured Flavobacterium sp.:
- a CDS encoding ATP-binding protein — MINKRLLIKNLLAHNDESSFYDKKRQLNLHSREGKGKFLKHICALSNSNPTNNSYIVVGVEDHDNEIVGDDFFDDSRIQNLVNAFLENPPKIQYENVPFPNLPKDKVIGLVTIKPKSKISYFKKGIHTIVANSVFIRRGSNSVPVEGEVEKNYQNTETVIGIENSSRNSIQYTLDGVIDFMNFRHKDMSPKYHVFKELFVICWAGVPKKSRDKTFLSRVDIELINEQIKLFYSAQDVVTIVFDDDSFTITEYVPLGLNDKTSYYPLEKQTIHFFDNGYYKIDREMLFQPPEFNRKMLYHIYNANTALLQKLQKGIVLSDRELKDLENLPSTFMICYLNGFDDAKQKLIDAKLLLKPFGNIYLSFKEALRILRKMKYDFQEGLK; from the coding sequence ATGATCAATAAGCGCCTTTTAATAAAAAATCTCCTCGCTCATAATGACGAGAGCAGTTTTTATGATAAAAAAAGGCAGCTTAATTTGCATTCCCGTGAGGGAAAAGGAAAGTTCCTGAAACACATTTGCGCATTATCAAATTCAAATCCAACAAATAATTCTTATATCGTAGTTGGAGTAGAAGATCACGACAATGAAATTGTAGGCGATGATTTTTTCGACGATAGCCGAATTCAGAATCTGGTCAATGCTTTTCTGGAAAATCCACCTAAAATTCAATATGAAAATGTACCATTCCCGAATCTTCCAAAAGATAAAGTGATTGGATTGGTAACGATTAAACCCAAAAGTAAAATCTCTTATTTCAAAAAAGGAATTCATACGATTGTTGCGAATAGTGTTTTTATTCGGCGAGGAAGTAATTCAGTTCCGGTTGAAGGCGAAGTCGAAAAGAATTATCAGAATACAGAAACCGTTATTGGAATCGAAAATAGTTCCCGAAATAGTATTCAATATACATTAGACGGCGTCATCGATTTTATGAATTTCAGGCACAAAGATATGTCGCCTAAATATCATGTTTTTAAGGAATTGTTTGTGATTTGTTGGGCGGGAGTTCCTAAAAAATCCAGAGATAAAACCTTTTTATCCCGTGTAGATATTGAGTTAATCAACGAACAAATTAAACTTTTTTATTCGGCTCAGGATGTTGTTACGATTGTTTTTGATGACGATAGTTTTACGATAACCGAATATGTTCCGTTGGGTTTAAATGACAAAACAAGTTATTATCCTTTAGAAAAACAAACGATTCATTTTTTCGATAACGGATATTATAAAATTGATCGTGAAATGCTTTTTCAGCCACCAGAGTTCAACCGAAAAATGTTGTATCATATTTATAATGCAAATACGGCCTTGCTTCAAAAACTCCAAAAAGGCATCGTTTTATCAGATCGCGAATTAAAAGATCTGGAGAATCTTCCGTCGACTTTTATGATTTGTTATTTAAATGGTTTTGATGATGCAAAACAAAAACTGATTGATGCAAAATTGCTCCTGAAACCTTTTGGGAATATTTATTTATCTTTTAAAGAAGCGTTGAGGATTTTAAGAAAAATGAAGTACGATTTTCAAGAAGGTTTAAAATAG
- a CDS encoding SDR family NAD(P)-dependent oxidoreductase, translated as MKKTVLITGATSGIGKATAQIMAKNNYKVVLCGRRIDRLEELEKELSAFTEVHSLSFDVRDKNATFDSINNLPEEFSTIDVLINNAGNAHGLDPIQTGNVDDWDAMIDINVKGLLYVSKAIIPQMVERKSGHIINIGSIAAKEVYPNGNVYCASKHAVDAISNGMRMDLNPFGIRVGAIHPGMVETEFSEVRFKGDAERASSVYKGWDALQAEDIADIIHFVVSRKYHVNISDLIVLPTAQASATIVKKNI; from the coding sequence ATGAAAAAAACAGTTTTAATTACTGGAGCCACAAGCGGAATTGGAAAAGCAACCGCACAAATCATGGCTAAAAATAACTATAAAGTTGTCCTTTGCGGAAGACGTATTGATCGTTTAGAAGAATTAGAAAAAGAACTTTCGGCTTTTACAGAAGTACATTCTTTGTCTTTTGATGTTCGTGATAAAAATGCAACTTTTGATAGTATTAATAATTTGCCGGAAGAGTTTTCGACAATTGACGTTCTAATTAATAATGCCGGAAATGCACATGGTTTAGATCCAATTCAAACCGGAAATGTTGATGATTGGGATGCGATGATTGACATAAATGTAAAAGGACTTTTGTATGTTTCTAAAGCGATAATTCCGCAAATGGTTGAAAGAAAATCTGGACATATTATCAATATTGGTTCAATTGCTGCAAAAGAGGTTTATCCAAATGGAAATGTATATTGTGCTTCAAAACATGCTGTTGATGCAATCAGCAACGGAATGCGAATGGATTTAAATCCGTTTGGAATTAGAGTTGGAGCAATTCATCCCGGAATGGTAGAAACGGAATTTAGCGAAGTGCGCTTTAAAGGTGATGCTGAACGAGCTTCTTCTGTATATAAAGGTTGGGATGCATTACAGGCTGAAGATATTGCAGATATAATTCATTTTGTTGTTTCAAGAAAATATCACGTAAATATTTCTGATTTAATTGTCTTGCCAACGGCTCAGGCTTCGGCAACAATCGTTAAGAAGAATATTTAA
- a CDS encoding aldo/keto reductase gives MSKTTLSPIISGTMNWGVWDKNLTLKEMENMIQISIENKITTFDHADIYGDYTTEADFGKAFQASKIAREKLQLITKCGIQLVTENRPENKIKHYDYSKDYIIWSVEESLKKLKTDYVDVFLLHRPSPLMQADEIAEAVEKLKSEGKIIDFGLSNFTSSQTELIRQKTEVSYNQVQFSATHYEAMVDGSLDYMQTHGIRPLSWNPLGTVFREDTKKTRRLKKLFAELVQKYGFGSDTLLLAWILKHPAGVIPIAGTVNVARIQSLMKAVELEMDKEDWFAIWTESMGDDVA, from the coding sequence ATGAGTAAAACAACATTATCGCCTATAATTTCGGGCACTATGAATTGGGGAGTTTGGGATAAAAACCTTACGCTTAAAGAAATGGAAAATATGATACAGATTAGTATCGAAAACAAAATTACAACTTTTGATCACGCCGACATTTACGGTGATTATACTACTGAAGCTGATTTTGGAAAAGCATTTCAAGCCAGCAAGATTGCACGCGAAAAATTACAATTAATTACCAAATGCGGAATTCAGTTGGTTACTGAAAACCGTCCTGAAAACAAAATTAAGCATTACGATTATTCTAAAGATTATATCATTTGGTCTGTTGAAGAATCTTTAAAAAAGCTAAAAACAGATTATGTTGATGTTTTTTTATTGCACAGACCAAGTCCATTAATGCAGGCTGATGAAATTGCTGAAGCAGTTGAAAAATTAAAATCGGAAGGAAAAATTATTGATTTTGGACTTTCAAATTTTACAAGTTCTCAAACTGAATTGATTCGTCAGAAAACTGAAGTTAGCTATAATCAGGTACAATTTTCGGCAACACATTATGAAGCAATGGTTGACGGAAGTTTAGATTATATGCAAACACACGGAATTCGTCCGTTGTCATGGAATCCGCTTGGAACAGTTTTTAGAGAAGACACAAAAAAAACACGTCGTTTGAAAAAACTATTTGCAGAATTGGTTCAGAAATATGGTTTTGGATCTGATACGCTTTTATTAGCCTGGATTTTAAAACATCCTGCAGGAGTAATTCCAATTGCGGGAACGGTAAATGTTGCCAGAATTCAATCCTTGATGAAAGCTGTTGAATTAGAAATGGACAAAGAAGACTGGTTTGCAATCTGGACAGAAAGTATGGGCGACGATGTAGCTTAA
- a CDS encoding MoxR family ATPase, whose translation MEENTTTLDIRAINEKIERESAFIDLLTMEMNKVIVGQKHMVERLLIGLLGQGHILLEGVPGLAKTLAINTLSQAVQGSFSRIQFTPDLLPADVVGTMIYNIKANEFSIKKGPIFANFVLADEINRAPAKVQSALLEAMQEKQVTIGDTTFKLDRPFLVLATQNPVEQEGTYQLPEAQVDRFMLKTVIDYPKIDEERFVIRQNLKGSYEKVNPVVSVEQILRAQEAVREVYMDEKIEKYILDIIFATRYPEKYKLADLKPLISFGASPRGSINLANAAKCYAFIKRRGYVIPEDVRAVVHDVLRHRVGITYEAEAENITSVDIINKIVNEIEVP comes from the coding sequence ATGGAAGAAAATACAACGACTTTAGACATTAGAGCGATAAATGAGAAAATTGAAAGAGAAAGTGCTTTTATAGACCTTCTTACAATGGAGATGAACAAAGTTATTGTGGGCCAGAAACATATGGTCGAGCGTTTGTTAATTGGACTTCTTGGTCAAGGTCACATTTTGCTTGAAGGTGTTCCCGGATTAGCAAAAACTTTAGCGATAAATACTTTGTCACAAGCCGTTCAGGGTTCGTTCAGCCGTATTCAGTTTACTCCTGACTTATTGCCTGCCGATGTTGTTGGAACGATGATTTATAACATCAAAGCAAACGAGTTTTCAATTAAAAAAGGACCAATCTTCGCTAATTTCGTCCTTGCCGATGAGATTAACCGTGCTCCGGCAAAGGTTCAGTCAGCACTTTTGGAAGCCATGCAGGAAAAACAAGTTACTATTGGCGATACCACTTTCAAATTGGATCGTCCGTTTTTAGTACTTGCAACTCAAAACCCTGTTGAGCAAGAAGGAACATACCAACTTCCGGAAGCGCAAGTTGACCGTTTCATGCTTAAAACTGTAATTGATTACCCAAAAATTGACGAAGAGCGTTTTGTAATTCGTCAAAACTTAAAAGGATCTTACGAAAAAGTAAATCCTGTTGTTTCTGTAGAACAAATTTTACGTGCACAAGAAGCTGTTCGTGAAGTCTACATGGACGAAAAAATCGAAAAATATATTCTAGATATCATCTTTGCTACTCGTTATCCAGAGAAGTACAAACTTGCAGACTTAAAACCTCTTATTAGTTTTGGAGCATCACCTCGTGGAAGTATCAATCTTGCTAATGCAGCAAAATGTTACGCTTTCATCAAACGTCGTGGATATGTAATTCCAGAAGATGTTCGCGCAGTTGTACACGATGTTCTACGTCACAGAGTTGGGATAACATATGAGGCTGAAGCCGAAAATATTACTTCTGTAGACATTATCAACAAAATCGTAAACGAGATTGAAGTACCTTAA
- a CDS encoding DUF58 domain-containing protein has product MDTKELLKKVRKIEIKTKRLSNHIFSGEYHSSFKGRGMTFSEVRQYQYGDDIRNIDWNVTARYNEAHVKVFEEERELTMVLMVDISGSEGFGSKSQFKKDIVTEIAATMAFSATQNNDKIGLILFSDNVELYIPPKKGRSHVLRIIRELIEFEPKSHKTDVGAALKFLSGTQKKKAIVFVISDFMSENYEQTLKIASKKHDITGVRVYDIREEKIPNLGMVPMLDAETGKIQLVNTGSKTVRMNYEKHYQERVNYFKDIFSKSGAGVVNTRVDENYVTKLLGYFKSR; this is encoded by the coding sequence ATGGATACAAAAGAGCTTTTAAAAAAAGTACGGAAAATAGAAATCAAAACCAAAAGATTGAGCAATCACATCTTTTCGGGAGAATACCACTCTTCATTTAAAGGGCGCGGGATGACTTTTAGTGAAGTACGTCAATACCAATATGGCGACGACATTCGTAACATCGATTGGAATGTAACTGCACGCTATAACGAAGCCCACGTAAAAGTTTTTGAAGAAGAACGTGAATTAACCATGGTTTTAATGGTAGATATTTCGGGTTCAGAGGGTTTTGGTTCAAAAAGTCAATTTAAAAAAGACATCGTCACCGAAATTGCGGCAACGATGGCTTTTTCGGCTACACAAAATAATGACAAAATTGGTTTAATATTATTTTCTGACAATGTAGAATTGTATATTCCACCAAAAAAAGGTCGTTCACACGTTTTACGTATCATTCGTGAATTAATCGAATTCGAACCAAAAAGCCATAAAACAGATGTTGGAGCAGCTTTAAAATTTTTATCAGGAACTCAGAAAAAGAAAGCAATTGTCTTTGTGATTTCTGATTTCATGTCCGAGAATTATGAGCAGACTTTAAAAATTGCTTCTAAAAAACATGATATTACAGGCGTTCGCGTTTATGATATCCGCGAAGAAAAAATTCCGAATTTAGGAATGGTTCCAATGCTTGATGCCGAAACCGGAAAAATTCAATTGGTTAATACAGGTTCGAAAACAGTTCGAATGAATTACGAAAAACACTATCAGGAAAGAGTAAATTATTTCAAAGATATTTTTAGTAAATCCGGCGCAGGTGTAGTAAACACAAGAGTTGACGAAAATTACGTAACCAAATTACTGGGATATTTTAAATCCCGCTAA
- a CDS encoding VWA domain-containing protein: MDKITFLNPEFFWLFLLIPIAIAWFFWKRNQQSATLKMSSTQGFKNSESLLTKLKPCLYVFRIIALCSLIIALARPRTVDISSQTKTTKGIDIVLAIDVSGSMLAKDLKPNRMEALKRVASDFVTERPNDRVGLVLYASEAYTKTPVTSDKAIILEAIKSIKYDTVLQDGTGIGMGLATAVNRLKDSKAKSRIIILMTDGVNNAGFIEPETASDIAKQYGIKVYTIGIGTNGMAESPYAYAPNGGFLYKMQKVEIDEQLMKNIARKTDGTYFRATSNDRLAEIYNAINKLETTEIQELKFYDYDEKYRGFVLLAAFLLLLEVGLRNTVYRSFI; the protein is encoded by the coding sequence ATGGATAAGATAACTTTTTTAAACCCAGAATTTTTTTGGTTGTTTCTTTTGATTCCAATTGCGATCGCCTGGTTCTTTTGGAAACGAAATCAACAATCAGCTACTTTAAAAATGAGTTCGACACAAGGTTTCAAAAATAGCGAATCACTATTAACGAAATTAAAACCTTGTTTATATGTTTTTAGAATCATTGCTTTATGTTCTTTGATTATTGCTTTGGCAAGACCAAGAACAGTTGATATTAGCAGTCAGACTAAAACCACAAAAGGAATTGATATTGTTCTTGCAATAGACGTTTCAGGAAGTATGCTTGCAAAAGATTTAAAGCCAAACCGTATGGAAGCTTTAAAAAGAGTAGCTTCGGATTTTGTTACAGAAAGACCTAATGACAGAGTTGGATTGGTTTTATACGCTTCTGAAGCTTATACTAAAACTCCTGTTACAAGTGATAAAGCAATTATTCTTGAAGCTATAAAAAGCATTAAATATGATACAGTTTTACAAGACGGAACCGGAATTGGAATGGGATTGGCAACGGCTGTAAACCGTCTTAAAGACAGTAAAGCAAAAAGCAGAATTATCATTTTAATGACTGACGGTGTAAATAATGCCGGATTTATTGAACCGGAAACTGCTTCTGACATCGCAAAACAATACGGAATAAAAGTGTACACGATTGGAATTGGTACAAACGGAATGGCGGAATCTCCATACGCTTATGCTCCAAACGGAGGATTTTTATATAAAATGCAAAAAGTAGAAATCGACGAACAATTAATGAAAAATATTGCTCGTAAAACAGATGGAACTTACTTTAGAGCAACAAGCAATGACAGATTAGCCGAAATATACAACGCGATTAATAAATTAGAAACTACTGAAATTCAAGAATTAAAATTCTATGATTATGACGAAAAATACAGAGGTTTTGTTTTATTGGCAGCCTTTTTATTATTGTTAGAAGTAGGTTTAAGAAATACAGTTTACAGAAGCTTTATTTAA
- a CDS encoding VWA domain-containing protein, producing the protein MELDEKKYLYLLLLLPIVVCIFLFNMYWKRKKQREFGDLEMVKRLSPERSVFKPVLKLSVLLLALACLIIGLVNPKIGTKMETVKREGIDIVFAVDVSKSMLAEDVAPSRLEKSKQLVSQIINNLGNDRIGIVAYAGSAFPVLPITSDYSVAKMFLQSMTPDMVSSQGTSLDEAIRLSSTYFDEKSKTSKLLILISDGEDHSEGASAAAEEANKMGMKIITIGVGTEKGGTIPLRENGVIRSYQQDQNGQTVITKLNQEGLKTIAKATKGGYVYGGNTKEVLDYIKNALNNIQKTEFEATQMADFQSQFQWFIGFAFLLLFVDIFLLERKTNWIKELNLFNEKK; encoded by the coding sequence ATGGAATTAGACGAAAAAAAATATTTATATCTTTTATTATTACTCCCAATTGTGGTGTGTATTTTCCTTTTCAATATGTATTGGAAAAGAAAAAAACAACGCGAATTTGGAGATCTTGAAATGGTAAAAAGACTGAGTCCGGAGCGATCTGTTTTTAAACCTGTATTAAAATTATCAGTTCTCCTTTTGGCTCTTGCCTGTTTGATTATCGGATTAGTAAATCCGAAGATTGGAACAAAAATGGAAACTGTAAAACGCGAAGGAATTGATATTGTTTTTGCCGTTGACGTTTCTAAAAGTATGCTTGCCGAAGATGTTGCGCCAAGTCGTTTAGAAAAAAGTAAACAACTGGTTTCGCAAATCATCAATAATTTAGGAAATGACAGAATTGGAATTGTAGCTTATGCGGGAAGTGCTTTTCCGGTTTTGCCAATTACATCTGATTATAGTGTTGCCAAAATGTTTCTGCAAAGTATGACGCCTGATATGGTTTCATCACAAGGAACTTCGCTTGATGAAGCAATTCGATTATCATCTACTTATTTTGACGAAAAAAGCAAAACAAGTAAACTTTTAATCCTGATTTCTGATGGAGAAGATCATTCTGAAGGAGCTTCGGCTGCAGCAGAAGAAGCCAACAAAATGGGAATGAAAATCATTACGATTGGTGTTGGAACTGAAAAAGGAGGAACAATTCCGTTAAGAGAAAATGGCGTAATCAGAAGCTATCAACAAGATCAAAACGGTCAAACGGTTATTACAAAACTAAATCAGGAAGGTTTAAAAACCATTGCAAAAGCTACAAAAGGCGGTTATGTATATGGCGGAAACACGAAGGAAGTTTTAGATTATATCAAAAATGCTTTAAACAACATTCAGAAAACCGAATTTGAAGCTACTCAAATGGCCGATTTTCAATCGCAATTTCAATGGTTTATTGGCTTTGCTTTCTTGTTATTGTTTGTTGACATTTTCCTTTTAGAAAGAAAAACAAATTGGATAAAAGAGTTGAATTTATTTAACGAAAAGAAATAA